The following are from one region of the Arachis duranensis cultivar V14167 chromosome 10, aradu.V14167.gnm2.J7QH, whole genome shotgun sequence genome:
- the LOC107471227 gene encoding pectinesterase 31 isoform X2, which produces MAACLTFTVSQDGSGDFQTVQDAIDAVPLSNTRRTVIRVSPGIYLQPLYVPKTKNFITLAGLTPEDTLLTWNNTASKIDHHQPARVIGTGTFGCGTAIVEGEDFIAENITFENSSPQGSGQAVAIRVTADRCAFYNCRFLGWQVAPCLDAFFCIDWLVLSSVHAFIAFMKLVQDTLYLHYGKQYLKDCYIEGSVDFIFGNSTALLEHCHIHCKSEGFITAQSRKSSQETTGYVFLRCVITGNGEKSYAYLGRPWGPFGRVVFAYTYMDHCIKHVGWDNWGKVENERSACFYEYRCFGPGCSQSRRVTWCRELLDEEAEQFLMHPFIDPDPERPWLAQRMALKVPYTA; this is translated from the exons ATGGCGGCTTGCTTGACCTTCACGGTGTCGCAAGATGGAAGCGGCGACTTCCAAACGGTGCAGGACGCCATCGACGCCGTCCCTCTCAGCAACACTCGCCGGACCGTCATTCGCGTGTCGCCGGGAATCTACCTTCAGCCGCTTTATGTCCCTAAGACAAAGAATTTCATCACTCTTGCTGGCCTCACTCCCGAGGATACTCTTCTTACCTGGAACAACACTGCTTCCAAAATCGATCACCATCAA CCTGCTAGGGTGATAGGGACAGGGACATTTGGTTGTGGAACTGCAATTGTAGAAGGGGAGGACTTCATTGCTGAGAATATTACTTTTGAGAATTCTTCCCCTCAG GGTTCAGGGCAAGCAGTGGCAATTAGGGTAACAGCAGATCGATGCGCCTTCTACAATTGCAGGTTCCTTGGATGGCAGGTAGCTCCATGTCTTGATGCATTTTTTTGTATAG ATTGGTTGGTCTTATCATCGGTTCATGCATTCATTGCATTCATGAAATTGGTGCAGGACACACTGTACTTACACTATGGAAAACAATATTTGAAAGATTGCTATATTGAAGGTAGTGTCGACTTTATCTTTGGCAATAGCACTGCTCTCTTGGAACACTGTCATATTCACTGCAAGTCTGAAGGGTTCATTACAGCACAGAGCCGAAAGTCTTCACAGGAAACAACTGGCTATGTATTCTTGAG ATGTGTTATCACAGGTAATGGAGAAAAATCGTATGCATATCTTGGACGGCCGTGGGGCCCTTTTGGAAGGGTGGTCTTTGCATACACTTACATGGATCATTGTATAAAGCATGTTGGTTGGGATAACTGGGGAAAAGTTGAGAACGAGAGAAGTGCTTGCTTTTATGAATACAG GTGTTTTGGACCTGGTTGCAGTCAATCGAGACGAGTAACATGGTGTAGAGAATTGTTGGATGAAGAAGCAGAGCAGTTCCTCATGCATCCTTTCATAGACCCGGATCCCGAAAGGCCTTGGCTTGCTCAAAGAATGGCCTTGAAGGTTCCATATACAGCATAG
- the LOC107471227 gene encoding pectinesterase 31 isoform X1 — protein sequence MAACLTFTVSQDGSGDFQTVQDAIDAVPLSNTRRTVIRVSPGIYLQPLYVPKTKNFITLAGLTPEDTLLTWNNTASKIDHHQPARVIGTGTFGCGTAIVEGEDFIAENITFENSSPQGSGQAVAIRVTADRCAFYNCRFLGWQVAPCLDAFFCIADWLVLSSVHAFIAFMKLVQDTLYLHYGKQYLKDCYIEGSVDFIFGNSTALLEHCHIHCKSEGFITAQSRKSSQETTGYVFLRCVITGNGEKSYAYLGRPWGPFGRVVFAYTYMDHCIKHVGWDNWGKVENERSACFYEYRCFGPGCSQSRRVTWCRELLDEEAEQFLMHPFIDPDPERPWLAQRMALKVPYTA from the exons ATGGCGGCTTGCTTGACCTTCACGGTGTCGCAAGATGGAAGCGGCGACTTCCAAACGGTGCAGGACGCCATCGACGCCGTCCCTCTCAGCAACACTCGCCGGACCGTCATTCGCGTGTCGCCGGGAATCTACCTTCAGCCGCTTTATGTCCCTAAGACAAAGAATTTCATCACTCTTGCTGGCCTCACTCCCGAGGATACTCTTCTTACCTGGAACAACACTGCTTCCAAAATCGATCACCATCAA CCTGCTAGGGTGATAGGGACAGGGACATTTGGTTGTGGAACTGCAATTGTAGAAGGGGAGGACTTCATTGCTGAGAATATTACTTTTGAGAATTCTTCCCCTCAG GGTTCAGGGCAAGCAGTGGCAATTAGGGTAACAGCAGATCGATGCGCCTTCTACAATTGCAGGTTCCTTGGATGGCAGGTAGCTCCATGTCTTGATGCATTTTTTTGTATAG CAGATTGGTTGGTCTTATCATCGGTTCATGCATTCATTGCATTCATGAAATTGGTGCAGGACACACTGTACTTACACTATGGAAAACAATATTTGAAAGATTGCTATATTGAAGGTAGTGTCGACTTTATCTTTGGCAATAGCACTGCTCTCTTGGAACACTGTCATATTCACTGCAAGTCTGAAGGGTTCATTACAGCACAGAGCCGAAAGTCTTCACAGGAAACAACTGGCTATGTATTCTTGAG ATGTGTTATCACAGGTAATGGAGAAAAATCGTATGCATATCTTGGACGGCCGTGGGGCCCTTTTGGAAGGGTGGTCTTTGCATACACTTACATGGATCATTGTATAAAGCATGTTGGTTGGGATAACTGGGGAAAAGTTGAGAACGAGAGAAGTGCTTGCTTTTATGAATACAG GTGTTTTGGACCTGGTTGCAGTCAATCGAGACGAGTAACATGGTGTAGAGAATTGTTGGATGAAGAAGCAGAGCAGTTCCTCATGCATCCTTTCATAGACCCGGATCCCGAAAGGCCTTGGCTTGCTCAAAGAATGGCCTTGAAGGTTCCATATACAGCATAG
- the LOC107471227 gene encoding pectinesterase 31 isoform X3, translating to MAACLTFTVSQDGSGDFQTVQDAIDAVPLSNTRRTVIRVSPGIYLQPLYVPKTKNFITLAGLTPEDTLLTWNNTASKIDHHQPARVIGTGTFGCGTAIVEGEDFIAENITFENSSPQGSGQAVAIRVTADRCAFYNCRFLGWQDTLYLHYGKQYLKDCYIEGSVDFIFGNSTALLEHCHIHCKSEGFITAQSRKSSQETTGYVFLRCVITGNGEKSYAYLGRPWGPFGRVVFAYTYMDHCIKHVGWDNWGKVENERSACFYEYRCFGPGCSQSRRVTWCRELLDEEAEQFLMHPFIDPDPERPWLAQRMALKVPYTA from the exons ATGGCGGCTTGCTTGACCTTCACGGTGTCGCAAGATGGAAGCGGCGACTTCCAAACGGTGCAGGACGCCATCGACGCCGTCCCTCTCAGCAACACTCGCCGGACCGTCATTCGCGTGTCGCCGGGAATCTACCTTCAGCCGCTTTATGTCCCTAAGACAAAGAATTTCATCACTCTTGCTGGCCTCACTCCCGAGGATACTCTTCTTACCTGGAACAACACTGCTTCCAAAATCGATCACCATCAA CCTGCTAGGGTGATAGGGACAGGGACATTTGGTTGTGGAACTGCAATTGTAGAAGGGGAGGACTTCATTGCTGAGAATATTACTTTTGAGAATTCTTCCCCTCAG GGTTCAGGGCAAGCAGTGGCAATTAGGGTAACAGCAGATCGATGCGCCTTCTACAATTGCAGGTTCCTTGGATGGCAG GACACACTGTACTTACACTATGGAAAACAATATTTGAAAGATTGCTATATTGAAGGTAGTGTCGACTTTATCTTTGGCAATAGCACTGCTCTCTTGGAACACTGTCATATTCACTGCAAGTCTGAAGGGTTCATTACAGCACAGAGCCGAAAGTCTTCACAGGAAACAACTGGCTATGTATTCTTGAG ATGTGTTATCACAGGTAATGGAGAAAAATCGTATGCATATCTTGGACGGCCGTGGGGCCCTTTTGGAAGGGTGGTCTTTGCATACACTTACATGGATCATTGTATAAAGCATGTTGGTTGGGATAACTGGGGAAAAGTTGAGAACGAGAGAAGTGCTTGCTTTTATGAATACAG GTGTTTTGGACCTGGTTGCAGTCAATCGAGACGAGTAACATGGTGTAGAGAATTGTTGGATGAAGAAGCAGAGCAGTTCCTCATGCATCCTTTCATAGACCCGGATCCCGAAAGGCCTTGGCTTGCTCAAAGAATGGCCTTGAAGGTTCCATATACAGCATAG
- the LOC107471148 gene encoding uncharacterized protein LOC107471148, protein MTNPFSKDIMNFQMPKDVILPTTLKSYDRIGDPNIHVTKFHTMMFMNGASDPIFCRTFPTFLDGAVLIWFSNLPAGSISSFDKLADLFVNNFVALKIYVHDSNYLSTIKQRQHESLKDHMTRFAKATMEIPNLKPEVHLHALKSGLHLGKFQKTIIATKSKTLAKFREKSMSQIEIEEL, encoded by the coding sequence ATGACTAATCCATTTTCAAAAGACATTATGAACTTTCAAATGCCAAAAGATGTTATCCTGCCAACAACGCTGAAATCTTATGACAGAATCGGCGACCCTAATATACATGTCACCAAGTTTCATACAATGATGTTCATGAATGGTGCATCCGATCCAATATTTTGTCGTACATTTCCTACCTTTTTAGATGGTGCTGTCTTGATCTGGTTTTCTAACTTGCCTGCAGGATCTATATCAAGTTTTGATAAGCTGGCCGACCTATTTGTCAACAACTTTGTCGcattaaaaatctatgtgcatgaCTCAAACTACCTCAGCACCATAAAGCAAAGACAACATGAAAGCCTTAAAGACCACATGACAAGATTCGCAAAGGCAACCATGGAGATACCTAACCTCAAACCAGAAGTCCACCTACATGCACTAAAAAGTGGGCTCCACCTTGGGAAGTTCCAGAAAACTATCATTGCTACAAAATCGAAGACATTGGCTAAGTTCCGAGAAAAGTCAATGAGCCAAATCGAAATAGAAGAACTCTGA
- the LOC107471199 gene encoding uncharacterized protein LOC107471199 isoform X2 yields the protein MSKFLVILYVVCLAASGFVNGSIIKKEKDQIRVFELKKGDLTLKVTNWGATLISLLLPDKYGKLGDIVLGYDSPTAYTNDTQYFGATVGRVANRIGGAQFTLNGIHYKLIANEGNNTLHGGPRGFSDVLWKVVKYQRDGDRPKIKFSYNSFDGEEGFPGDLLVTVNYILSEEGSLSIVMKAKALNKATPLNLVNHAYWNLGNHNSGNILNQVVQIFGSKFTPLNDQLIPFGNFSSVKGTPYDFLKPQVVGSRIDQLTKTNGYNVNYVLDKNKNDDNEVKVAAIVTDKRSGRVMKIATNQPGLQFYTANYVKNEKGKDGFVYQPRSALCLETQAFPDSVNHPNFPSTIVTPEKPYNHLLFFKFSTTHAPHGF from the exons ATGAGCAAGTTCTTAGTGATATTATATGTTGTATGTTTAGCTGCTTCTGGGTTTGTTAATGGATCTATCATCAAGAAGGAGAAAGACCAAATTAGGGTCTTTGAATTAAAGAAGGGTGACCTTACTTTGAAGGTCACCAACTGGGGTGCCACACTTATTTCCTTATTACTTCCTGACAAATACG GAAAGTTGGGAGACATTGTTCTTGGATATGACTCTCCCACGGCATACACT AATGATACACAATATTTTGGAGCTACCGTTGGCAGGGTCGCTAACAGAATCGGAGGAGCTCAGTTTACATTAAATGGAATCCATTACAAGTTAATTGCTAATGAAGGAAACAATACACTTCATG GCGGACCTAGAGGATTTAGTGATGTGCTTTGGAAAGTGGTAAAGTATCAAAGAGATGGTGACAGACCCAAAATCAAATTCAGCTACAACAGTTTTGATGGTGAAGAAG GATTTCCGGGTGACCTATTGGTAACAGTGAACTACATCCTAAGTGAAGAAGGGAGTTTGAGCATAGTCATGAAAGCAAAAGCCTTAAACAAAGCAACACCATTGAACCTCGTTAACCATGCATATTGGAACCTAGGAAACCACAACAGCGGCAACATCCTTAATCAAGTTGTTCAAATCTTCGGATCCAAATTCACACCGCTCAACGACCAGCTCATTCCCTTCGGAAACTTCTCGTCCGTAAAAGGAACCCCATATGATTTTCTTAAACCACAAGTTGTTGGCTCTAGGATTGACCAATTAACCAAGACCAATGGCTATAACgtaaattatgttcttgataaGAATAAGAATGACGACAACGAGGTTAAGGTTGCGGCTATTGTGACGGATAAGAGGTCAGGGAGAGTGATGAAGATTGCGACGAATCAACCGGGTTTGCAATTCTACACTGCGAATTATGTGAAGAATGAGAAGGGGAAAGACGGGTTTGTGTATCAGCCACGATCGGCGTTGTGTTTGGAGACTCAAGCGTTCCCTGACTCCGTCAACCATCCCAATTTTCCGTCAACTATTGTCACGCCGGAAAAGCCTTACAACcatcttctcttcttcaaaTTCTCCACTACCCATGCTCCACATGGTTTTTAA